The Tissierellales bacterium genome contains the following window.
AACTATATTAAAACTTTAGAAAGAACCAAGAATGATAAAAATATGTTGTCTCAGTTAGATTATTGGTCTCAAATTTCTAAAAGAGCAGCAGGTAGTAAGTTAGAGCCAGATAAAGATGATGAAGACAGTATTTTTTATGGAATGGAGTTTTCTATTACTGAAAAAGAAACTAAAATATTACTTAATTTATCTGAAAGCATATTAGGTATGGATATTAATAAAGTTTTATTGGGAGCTTTTGCTATTGCAACTAAAAAGCTTACAAGACAAAGAAGTGTATCTGTTACCTATGTAGATAAGGGGAGAGATAGGAGTGAAACTTTAGAAGACTTAAATGGAATTGGAACTTATGAATTTGAATATCCAATGGTTCTACCAACTTATGGAGAAAATCAAGTTGAAATATTATGTGATATTAAACGGGATTTAGATTATATTCCTAACAATGGTATTAGCTATGGATGGTTATCTTTGGATCATAGTCATTTAAAGGAAAAATTACAGCCTACTGTTCTGTTTCATGGTTTTGATAAAACTGAATTAGAACAGAAAAATATAAAACTTAATTATTCTCAGGATATTAAAAATGAAGAAATATTAGAAAATAATCATATTTACGAAAAAATAGCATTCTATAGTTTTTATAAAAATAATAAGCTTAATTTCTACATAGAATTTGATGAATCAAAGTTTTCTAAGAACATGATGAATAAATTAGCTAAATATTATTTAGAAGCCTTAGTGAGAGTTTCCAAAGAATGTTTAAAGTATGAAAAGAAAAATATATTGCTTTTAGATACAGGGACGGAAAATATTAAAGATATTCATAAAGTATTTCTTGAAGAAATAAAGCACTATGGTGAAAGGATAGTGGAAGAAGAATCTATACACAAATATAAACCAACTTTTTCCCAGCAAGTATTTTTAGATGATACTATTGGAGGAGGTTCTAGTGGACGTTTTGAAATAGAGGGACAATATACTATTGAGGAAGTTAGAAAGGCAATTTTAAGAATTATATCTGAACAATCTGTATTAAGAACCCAATATTTAAAAGATGAAAACATATTAATTGAATATGAGCCATCAATGGAACACAAGATTCCAATAATAGATATTAGTGACAATAGTAATAATAAAAATGAAAGAGAGAACCAGGTATATTCTATGGTTGAAAAGATTGGATTAGATACAAATAAGCTATTAGAAGGACCTTTACTTAATAAAATTTGCATAATAAAAGTATCTAAAAATAAGTATGTGGTTTATATATTTATTCACCATGCTATTTGGGATATGACTTCTTCATCCATTTTTGAGCGAAGGTTAAATCAATTACTAAAAGAACCTAAATTATATGAGAAAGAAGAAGAGGCACATGAGTATTCCCAGGTTATAAGAAATGCCACTACAGGAGATGAATTTAAAAATACAAGTTTTAATAAATTTGTTGAAGCTGCCAATAATATGGAATTGTTTTATAAAAACAGAAGTAAGATGACTGTATTTAAAAAGAAATATAATGAAGGTATTGTAAATAGTGAAGTAATGACTAGCCAACTTTCGACTATGCTTAAATTACTTGAATCTATAATTACCCAAGAACCTGCCATGAAATCAGTAAATAAGATACCAGTAATTATATTACATCATGGTAGGGATTCTAATAATAGAAGAACTTTAGGACTTTTCCAAGAACCTAAACTTTTTGTAATGGATACTAAGGATACAGATAGGCATGTAAGAATTAATGAACTTCTTGCTAATTCACCGGAAGATTGTCTAGGTGTAAAGGATTTAAGTAAG
Protein-coding sequences here:
- a CDS encoding condensation domain-containing protein, yielding QEGIKESVVIAKEIGEDDKALFAYIVIEEGQELDIFKLKEKLKQELPEYMVPPYIMDIDEIPLTENGKIDKKALPEIEHIREDEYIPPRNSIEERLCNIFSKVLSVEKVSIKDNFFELGGDSIKAIRFTTLCKNQGYNISIKDLMKKGTVIELAQFLIDEKHKEKANKEYEKIDKVPMNPLLREFISNNLKDTKNLCHILLLEYKEINESIVDALNSVIRVHPMLRVKYENRELKIINKSNYNLPIYDLRRYEEDDRLKEQIINLCKRIQTSIMNMQGSLFKVGLIRTKTKDYFFLCGHKLILDSWSLKIVAQEIEKNYQLLCKGKKNLNMKENISYLNYIKTLERTKNDKNMLSQLDYWSQISKRAAGSKLEPDKDDEDSIFYGMEFSITEKETKILLNLSESILGMDINKVLLGAFAIATKKLTRQRSVSVTYVDKGRDRSETLEDLNGIGTYEFEYPMVLPTYGENQVEILCDIKRDLDYIPNNGISYGWLSLDHSHLKEKLQPTVLFHGFDKTELEQKNIKLNYSQDIKNEEILENNHIYEKIAFYSFYKNNKLNFYIEFDESKFSKNMMNKLAKYYLEALVRVSKECLKYEKKNILLLDTGTENIKDIHKVFLEEIKHYGERIVEEESIHKYKPTFSQQVFLDDTIGGGSSGRFEIEGQYTIEEVRKAILRIISEQSVLRTQYLKDENILIEYEPSMEHKIPIIDISDNSNNKNERENQVYSMVEKIGLDTNKLLEGPLLNKICIIKVSKNKYVVYIFIHHAIWDMTSSSIFERRLNQLLKEPKLYEKEEEAHEYSQVIRNATTGDEFKNTSFNKFVEAANNMELFYKNRSKMTVFKKKYNEGIVNSEVMTSQLSTMLKLLESIITQEPAMKSVNKIPVIILHHGRDSNNRRTLGLFQEPKLFVMDTKDTDRHVRINELLANSPEDCLGVKDLSKEQQKLLSTIGRKIPSINAVTNYGDDSGITAERTLDSNIRKVMGSIIGSKVPASVRCQFADEGVIITATGFMNREKEILDAIDEMVIYGDIGSLRPKESISS